The Thermodesulfobacteriota bacterium genome contains the following window.
GTCCCGCGCGGCGATCCGGGTCATCTCCCGGTGCTTCATGCGGCGCAGCGCCCGCTTCATCTCCTCTTCCGTGGCGCACCGGTCCGCCTCCTCGAGCGCCTCCCGGCGGAGCTCCCCGGCGGCGGGGCGCGACAGCACGCCCTCCTTTTCGAAGAGCGTCTCGAAGATCTCGGGGCGGCGCGCCACCTGCTCCGGGAGGAACTCCGATCCCCCCAGAAGCCCCCCGATCATCGGCAGGAGCCTTTCGTTGCGGAAGCAGTCCCTCAGGGGATCGGGGCGGAGGGAATCGGACCAGCGGGAGAGGTTGAGGAAGAAAAGGTCCGGATCGGGCGAGCCGGCGGCGGTGAGGAACAGCAGCTCCAGTCCGTCGGGTTCCGTCGGGTGGCGCCGGAGAAATTCCAGGAGCCAGGAAAGCACCCGCGCGGTGTCCCGCACCCCGATCTCCCGCAGGCGGTCGAGGAGGACGGTATCGCCGGACCCGCCGCTCAACGGAACAGCTTCCGGATGGAGGCGGAGAACGGCTTCGCCAGGACCCCTTTCTCGGTGACGATGGCGGTCACGTACCGGGCCGGTGTCACGTCGAACGCCGGGTTGTACACGTCGACGCCCACGGGCGCGACCCGCTTCCCCATCACGTGCGTCACCTCGGACGGGTCGCGCTCCTCGATCGGGATTTCGGCGCCGGTCCGGATCTTCGGGTCGATCGTCGACAGCGGCGCGGCCACGTAGAACGGCACCTTGTGCTCCCTGCAAAGGACGGCGACGCCGTACGTCCCCACCTTGTTGGCGACGTCCCCGTTCGCCGCGATCCGGTCCGCCCCCACGACGACCGCGTCGATCTTCCCCGCGCGGAAGAGCGTCGCCGACATGTTGTCCGTGATCAGCGTGCAGGGGATGCCGTCCTTCATCAGCTCCCAGGCCGTCAGCCGCGCCCCCTGCAGGAACGGGCGTGTCTCGTCCACGAACACGCGGATCCCCTTCCCCGCCGCGATCGCGGCGCGGATCACGCCCAGCGCCGTGCCGTACCCCGCCGTGGCCAGCGCCCCGGCGTTGCAGTGGGTCAGCACGCACCCCTTCGACGGCAGCAGCCTCGCGCCGTGCGCGCCCATCGCCCGGTTAGCGGCCACGTCCTCCTCGAGGATGTCGACCGCCTCCCGCTCGAGCGACGCGAAGGCGCTTTCCGCATCGTCGGGGAGGGCGGAGGCCGCCTTCCGCATCCGCTCGATGGCCCAGAACAGGTTCACCGCCGTGGGTCGCGCGCCCGCCAAAAGGACCGCCGCCTCGTCGAAGGACCTGCGCCAGGGGCGCCCCTTCTTCCGGGCGGCATGGACGGACAGCACCAGGCCGAATGCCGCCGCCACTCCGATCGCCGGCGCCCCGCGGACCACCATGGTCCGGATGGCGTCCGCCACGCCGGCGGGATCGGTGCACCGCCGCATCGACTCCACGGTCGGCAGGACCCGCTGGTCCAGGAGCAGGAGGGCGTCCCCCTCCCAGGCCATCGTGCGGAACGTTTCGCTCATTTCCCCTCCGTCGGCGCATGGAACCGCGCGACCTGCCGCAGCACCCGCTCCCGGATCTCCCGCGGAGGGAAGGGCTCCCGGACCGCCCGCCCCGCCCGGATCGCCGGGAGCAGCAGCGGTTCCATCGGGCCGCCGCAGCAGCTCTTCGCCGGCGCCTCCGCCGGAAGGACGTCCCGTTTCCCGCAGAAGGGGCAGACGCGCGCCTGCTTTCGCCCGGACCGCTTCCCCCGCTTGGCGAGCGGTGTTCCCTCCACTTCGACGATGTCCAGCGCGAAATCGACCGTCGGCGCGTTGCTGATGGCCGTGCCCACTCCGAACCCGTCCGCGACGTCGCTCAACGCGCGGACGTCCGCCTCGCCGAGTCCGCCGGAGGCGTACAGCCGGACGGACCCGAATCCGCGCAGGTCGAGCTCCCACCGGACCTCCTCGAGGATTTTCCGGAAGCTCCCCTTGCGCGACGCCGGCGTGTCGAGCCGCACGGCGGAGAGCTTCCCCTCCAGCGCCTCCGCGACCCGCAGCGCCTCGAACTTCTCGTCCTGCAGCGTGTCGATCAGGCAGACGCGGGGCACTTCCGGATCGATCGTCGCGTCGAAGGCGCGCATCGCCTCCACCGTGTCGCCGAAGACGAGCACGAGGGCGTGCGGCATCGTCCCCTGGGGGGGATCCCCGAGGAACTCCGCGCTCCGCAGCACGGAGACGCTGTCGGCCCCGCCGACGAACGCGCTCCGGTCGATCATCGTGGAAAGCGCCGGATGCATCCGCCGCGCGCCGAAGCTGAGCAGCGCCTTCGCCCCCGCGGCGTGCTTCAGCCGCGCGGAGGCGGTGGCGATCCCGGTCGCCTGGCAGAGCATCCCCAGCATCGCCGTCTCCATCTCGCAGAAGGCGCCGTACGGCCCCTCGACGGTGAAGACCGGCTCTTCCGTGAGGAACAGCCGCCCCTCCTCCATCGCGTCGACGTCGACCTCGAGCCCGGAGAGGAGCGAGAGCATCTCGTCCATCCCCGAAAGGATCGCGAACGGGTACCCCGCGGGGAAGCCCTTGACGAAACCCTCCGCCGCCACGCGCACCCTGTCCTTGCCGGCGGCGCGCAGCACCTCCATCGTCCGGCGGAAATACACGTCCGTGGTGTCGCCCCGGCGGATCTCGCCGGCGGTGGGGATGAGTTCGAGGAACGGGGCTTTCGGGGAGGGAGGGCTCATCGTCTTCCGACCTCCTCCGGGCGGCGGAGCACCCGGACGCCCAGCACTTTCTCCATCTGGCCGAGGGCGTGGGCGTGGTCCTTCCGCGACAGCCCCGCGACGAGCCGCTCGTCGACCGTCACGTCGTACCCGCGGATCGCGGCCTCTCCGGAGATGAACTGGATGCAGATGTTGGTGACGCAGCCGGCGACCGTCACGGAACGGACCTTGCGCCTGCGGAGGACCGCGTCCAGCGCGGTCCTGTAAAACCCCGAGTAGGTGCGCTTCTCCACCACCGCGTCCCCGGGGGCGGGCGACAGCGCGGGAAACACGGCGGCCCCGGGCGTCCCTTCCACGGCGTGGGGGGGCCACCCCATCTTCGCGAACTCCGGGTCGTTCCGCCGGTGGGAGTCGCAGACGAAGACCACCAGCTCCCCGTCCCGCCGCGCCTTCGCGATCCTCCGGCGCAGCGCGGGAACGATCTCCCGGGCGGCCGGCACCTCCAGCGGGGCGCCCGGGCGCAGGAAGTCGTTCAGCATGTCGACGACGATCAGCGCCTTCCTTCCCCGCTCCCGGCTCTCCATCGGACCGCTACCCCAGCTTCTTCTTCAGCACCTCTTGCACGATTTTCGGGTTGGCCTTGCCGCGGCTTTCCTTCATCACCTGCCCGACGAAGAAGGAAAGCAGCCCCGTCTTGCCGCCCCGGTAGCTCTCGACCTCCTTCGGGCTGGCCGCCAGCACCTTGTCCACGACGGCGTCGAGCGCCGAGGCGTCGGACAGCTGGGTGAGCCCCTTCTCGTCGCGCAGCGCCCGGAACGCCTTCCCCGTCTCGAGCACGGCCTCCACGAGCTTCTTCGAAGCGGTCGCGGAGACCGTCCCGCTCTCCCGGTCCTCGACCGCGTGGGCGATCGTCTCGGGCGTGAGCCGCCCCGCGAGGATGGCGTCCTTCCAGTGGACGCATTCGTTCGCGGTCGTCTTCGCGGCACCGCCGTACAGGGCGACGCAGCGCTCGAAGAAATCGGCCAGCGCCCGCGACGAGGATAAGATGCCCGCGTCGTACCGCGGGATGCCGTAATCCCTCGACAGGCGGGCGATTTTATCGGCCGGCAGCTCGGGGATCGTGCCGCGCAGCTCCTCGACCCAGGCGTCCTCCACCACCAAAGGAAGCAGGTCCGGGTCGGGGAAGTACCGGTAGTCG
Protein-coding sequences here:
- a CDS encoding nicotinate phosphoribosyltransferase, with protein sequence MSPPSPKAPFLELIPTAGEIRRGDTTDVYFRRTMEVLRAAGKDRVRVAAEGFVKGFPAGYPFAILSGMDEMLSLLSGLEVDVDAMEEGRLFLTEEPVFTVEGPYGAFCEMETAMLGMLCQATGIATASARLKHAAGAKALLSFGARRMHPALSTMIDRSAFVGGADSVSVLRSAEFLGDPPQGTMPHALVLVFGDTVEAMRAFDATIDPEVPRVCLIDTLQDEKFEALRVAEALEGKLSAVRLDTPASRKGSFRKILEEVRWELDLRGFGSVRLYASGGLGEADVRALSDVADGFGVGTAISNAPTVDFALDIVEVEGTPLAKRGKRSGRKQARVCPFCGKRDVLPAEAPAKSCCGGPMEPLLLPAIRAGRAVREPFPPREIRERVLRQVARFHAPTEGK
- a CDS encoding isochorismatase family cysteine hydrolase → MESRERGRKALIVVDMLNDFLRPGAPLEVPAAREIVPALRRRIAKARRDGELVVFVCDSHRRNDPEFAKMGWPPHAVEGTPGAAVFPALSPAPGDAVVEKRTYSGFYRTALDAVLRRRKVRSVTVAGCVTNICIQFISGEAAIRGYDVTVDERLVAGLSRKDHAHALGQMEKVLGVRVLRRPEEVGRR
- the mtnA gene encoding S-methyl-5-thioribose-1-phosphate isomerase, with the translated sequence MSETFRTMAWEGDALLLLDQRVLPTVESMRRCTDPAGVADAIRTMVVRGAPAIGVAAAFGLVLSVHAARKKGRPWRRSFDEAAVLLAGARPTAVNLFWAIERMRKAASALPDDAESAFASLEREAVDILEEDVAANRAMGAHGARLLPSKGCVLTHCNAGALATAGYGTALGVIRAAIAAGKGIRVFVDETRPFLQGARLTAWELMKDGIPCTLITDNMSATLFRAGKIDAVVVGADRIAANGDVANKVGTYGVAVLCREHKVPFYVAAPLSTIDPKIRTGAEIPIEERDPSEVTHVMGKRVAPVGVDVYNPAFDVTPARYVTAIVTEKGVLAKPFSASIRKLFR